TCGACCCCGTCGAGCTTGCCGGCCAGGGCGGTCAGTTCGTGATAATGGGTGGCGAACAGGGCGCGGCAGCGATTGGCGGAATGCAGGTGTTCCAGCGTGGCCCACGCGATCGACAGGCCGTCATAGGTGGCGGTGCCGCGTCCGATTTCGTCCAGGATCACCAGCGCCCGGTCATCGGCCTGGTTCAGGATGGCCGCGGTTTCGACCATTTCGACCATGAAGGTCGACCGCCCGCGGGCGAGGTCGTCGGCGGCGCCGACGCGGCTGAACAGCTGGCTGACCAGGCCCACATGGGCGCGGTCGGCAGGCACATGGCTGCCGATCTGCGCCAGCAGCCCGATCAGCGCGTTCTGCCGGAGAAAGGTCGATTTGCCCGACATGTTCGGTCCGGTCAGCAGCCAGATCGCGGCGCGGCTATCCGCGTTGAGGTCGCAATCATTGGCGACGAAAGGCGTCTCGCCCTGCATGCGCAGCGCCTGTTCCACCACCGGGTGCCGGCCGCCGGAGATATCGAAAACGCGCGAGCCGTCAACGGTGGGGCGGCACCAGTTCTCGGCCCTCGCAAGATCGGCAAGGGCCGTCGTCAGGTCGATCTCGGCGAGGGCGCGGGCCGCGGTGCTGATCGCGGCGGCGTGGTCCAGCACCGCGGCGCGCAGGGTTTCGAACAGGCGCTTTTCGATCTCGAGCGCCCGGTTGCCCGCATTCAGGATGCGGGTTTCCATCTCGCTGAGTTCAACGGTGGTGAACCGCAGCTGGTTGGCGGTGGTCTGGCGGTGAATGAAGGTCTCCGACAGGGGTTCGGACATCATCCGGCCCGCATGGGTGGCGGTGGTTTCGATGAAATAGCCCAGCACGTTGTTGTGCTTGATCTTGAGCGAGCTGATGCCGGTGCGTTCGGCATAGTCGCGCTGCAGTCTGGCGATCACGGACCGGCCTTCGTCGCGCAGGGTCCGGGCGTCGTCGAGATCGCTGTCATGGCCCGGCGCGATGAACCCGCCGTCACGCGCCAGCAGCGGCGGCTCCGCGACCAGCGCGGCATCGAGCAGGCCGGACAGCGCGTCGAAACCGGTGAGATTGGCCAGCGCGCGGGTCAGCAGGTCCGGCAGGTCATCGGGGTGGCAGGTGGCGGCGATCGCGGCGGCCTGCGCGAGCCCGCCACGGATCGCCGCGAGGTCGCGCGGGCCGCCGCGATCCAGCGACAGCCGCGACAGGGCGCGGTCGAGGTCCGGTGTCTTGCGCAGGGCGGTGCGCAGGTCTTCGGCGGTCCGCGTGTCGTCGCGGGTAAAATCCACCGCGGCCAGCCGTGCATGGATCACGTCGAGCGCCAGCGACGGGCTGCAGAGCCGCTGTTCCAGCAGCCGAGCGCCGGCGGGGGTCACGGTGCGGTCGATCACCGACAGCAGCGACCCGGCCCGCCCGCCGGACAGGGCGTGGGTCAGTTCGAGATTGCGCCGCGTGGCGGCGTCGATCTGCATCACCGTGTCCTGGGATTCGGTCTGCGGCGGCTGCAGGAGCGGCAGTTTTCCCTTCTGCGTGATCTCGAGATAGTCGATCAGCGCGCCCATTGCCGAGAGTTCGGCCCGCCCGTAGCTGCCGAACCCGTCCAGCGTGTCGACCCGGTAGAGCGCGCAGAGCCGTCTGGTGGCGGCGGCGCTGTCGAAACTGGCCCGACCGAGCGGCGTGAGCGCGATGCCCAGGTCATCGGCGATCGTGTCCACCACCCGGTCTTCGCCATCGGCGACGACCAGTTCGGAGGGGGCGAGCCGCGCCAGTTCCGGCGACAGCCGGGCGGGCGCCATCGCCATGACGTGAAAGGCACCGGTCGAGATGTCGACCCAGGCCAGCGCGGCGCTGTCGCGCACCCGGGCGTGGGCGGCCAGGAAATTGTGGCGCCGCGCCTCGAGCAGCGCGTCCTCGGTCAGGGTGCCGGGCGTGACCACGCGCACGACGTCGCGTTTGACCACCGATTTCGATCCGCGTTTCCTGGCTTCGGCGGGGCTCTCCATCTGT
This is a stretch of genomic DNA from Pukyongiella litopenaei. It encodes these proteins:
- the mutS gene encoding DNA mismatch repair protein MutS, which translates into the protein MMAQYLDIKAAHADALLFYRMGDFYEMFFDDAVAAAGALDIALTKRGKHDGADIPMCGVPVHSAEGYLLTLIRKGFRVAVCEQMESPAEARKRGSKSVVKRDVVRVVTPGTLTEDALLEARRHNFLAAHARVRDSAALAWVDISTGAFHVMAMAPARLSPELARLAPSELVVADGEDRVVDTIADDLGIALTPLGRASFDSAAATRRLCALYRVDTLDGFGSYGRAELSAMGALIDYLEITQKGKLPLLQPPQTESQDTVMQIDAATRRNLELTHALSGGRAGSLLSVIDRTVTPAGARLLEQRLCSPSLALDVIHARLAAVDFTRDDTRTAEDLRTALRKTPDLDRALSRLSLDRGGPRDLAAIRGGLAQAAAIAATCHPDDLPDLLTRALANLTGFDALSGLLDAALVAEPPLLARDGGFIAPGHDSDLDDARTLRDEGRSVIARLQRDYAERTGISSLKIKHNNVLGYFIETTATHAGRMMSEPLSETFIHRQTTANQLRFTTVELSEMETRILNAGNRALEIEKRLFETLRAAVLDHAAAISTAARALAEIDLTTALADLARAENWCRPTVDGSRVFDISGGRHPVVEQALRMQGETPFVANDCDLNADSRAAIWLLTGPNMSGKSTFLRQNALIGLLAQIGSHVPADRAHVGLVSQLFSRVGAADDLARGRSTFMVEMVETAAILNQADDRALVILDEIGRGTATYDGLSIAWATLEHLHSANRCRALFATHYHELTALAGKLDGVENATVSVKEWDGEVIFLHEVRKGAADRSYGVQVAQLAGLPATVVARARVVLEALEKGERDGDAATPKALIDDLPLFSAAPPAPATPPPAPVSVPVLEMLEDIHPDALTPRDALDLIYRLKEAAST